One stretch of Xiphophorus maculatus strain JP 163 A chromosome 19, X_maculatus-5.0-male, whole genome shotgun sequence DNA includes these proteins:
- the LOC111612187 gene encoding uncharacterized protein LOC111612187 yields MLEGQWSEALRANKIRTIFHWLKNLNIKGDACLEEHLQTFGSWLQRTSEFTKKELLTLCFSRCQGVWMFLDRSSFTEVHILLQRLQNLLILVQWLRKQQGLKAPCMICRDAQHSSNGRHACWNQELCTLKQHIWLGRLVQWWGIMGLLPRLPEAQELKRISQMWKEMELSHQEMCLKTVGWNKREMERCGFLIKGMVMQLSKRHGCIWTSEDCTDQCYPPPSLHSLLKLVLVPCIDNMLVQGILLYFILDVANFLQCKDNLLQSFCHAFTIPHRFSHQIKAFWMFDHGRTKASMELLLSPKAAVPQFSWQHRCIIISLLKSKQHHMALKYLQWTKPLIETIEDAKLCAEVFLLSSCLSDAWALLKRSHTENEDMVMYFLQACKGVNLHVEAVKYICHGCHGEEDCSKVEVCILQQKNKDCFSEMIPSPLSATLYQNQAERTSSEELVKLVMKAVTEVRKPNPSISEVVWPKKPKRKSNSREIFLSVQAMRRLTPSPFSMEAVKETEQTANTEDGQGEHCALHSNQSETPDILTSENQSTITLQRISAFLTDQEIQTKEDDEDDEDNFTSVDDSLPQCWEPKLSPDGATEQLSLCDLDKSLKSQDKVTAYVLQGGENDRKYTPGEQVADDSPKMATSGSHKREDQSDGFLVISADQKGDEHHQQKEALGCGIQDFSSTPSTTLQDPVTDLNQRLVSEDNTGPPTIDNTTSSCLLGPSFTNRLANVTDFSAKQTDDKQAEGKELAGWKGKAPQQRVMSGRTQSRKGKRVKRT; encoded by the exons ATGTTGGAGGGTCAATGGTCTGAAGCTTTGCGTGCTAACAAAATCAGAACTATCTTTCACTGGCTGAAGAACCTGAATATTAAAG GTGATGCATGTTTGGAGGAACATCTACAAACCTTCGGCTCCTGGCTACAGAGGACATCAGAATTCACAAAAAAGGAATTGTTAACCTTGT GTTTCAGTCGTTGTCAGGGTGTGTGGATGTTCCTGGATCGGAGCTCCTTCACTGAAGTACACATCTTGCTCCAGAGGCTACAGAACCTCCTCATCTTGGTTCAGTGGTTGAGAAAACAACAAG GTTTGAAGGCTCCATGTATGATCTGCAGGGACGCACAGCACTCATCGAATGGCAGACATGCCTGTTGGAACCAAGAGCTCTGCACTCTGAAACAACACATTTGGCTGGGTCGGCTGGTTCAGTGGTGGGGCATTATGGGGCTTCTGCCCAGGTTACCTG AAGCCCAAGAACTGAAACGTATCTCTCAGATGTGGAAGGAAATGGAACTCAGCCATCAGGAAATGTGTCTTAAAACTGTTGG GTGGAATAAGAGAGAGATGGAAAGATGTGGCTTTTTGATCAAGGGCATGGTGATGCAGCTGTCCAAAAGACATGGGTGTATATGGACTTCTGAAGACTGCACAGATCAATGCTACCCTCCACCTTCTCTTCACTCACTTCTGAAGCTTGTCTTGGTTCCTTGTATTGACAACATGTTGGTCCAGGGTATT CTATTATACTTCATCCTGGATGTGGCTAACTTCCTACAGTGCAAAGACAACCTTCTGCAGTCTTTTTGCCATGCTTTCACAATCCCTCACAGATTTTCCCATCAAATCAAAGCCTTCTGGATGTTTGATCATGGGCGCACAAAG GCCTCCATGGAGCTCTTGTTGAGTCCCAAAGCTGCTGTCCCTCAATTCTCCTGGCAACATCGATGCATTATCATCTCTCTGCTGAAAAGCAAGCAGCACCACATGGCACTGAAGTATCTCCAGTGGACAAAACCTCTCATAGAAACCATAGAGGATGCAAAACTTTGTGCAGAAGTGTTTCTTCTAAGCAG TTGTCTGTCTGATGCTTGGGCTTTGTTGAAAAGAAGCCACACAGAAAATGAGGATATGGTCATGTACTTCCTCCAGGCCTGTAAAGGTGTGAATCTACATGTTGAAGCTGTAAAATACATTTGCCATGGATGCCAC GGTGAAGAAGACTGCAGCAAAGTTGAAGTATGTATCTTGCAGCAGAAGAATAAAg ATTGTTTTAGTGAAATGATACCCAGCCCACTGTCTGCTACACTGTATCAGAATCAGGCGGAGAGAACGTCTTCAGAGGAACTGGTCAAACTGGTCATGAAGGCTGTGACAGAAGTGAGAAAACCAAATCCCAGCATAAG TGAGGTTGTGTGGCCAAAGAAACcaaagagaaaatcaaacagcagagaaatatttctgtcagtGCAGGCTATGCGCCGCCTCACTCCAAGCCCATTCTCAATGGAAGCTGTGAAAGAAACCGAACAAACAGCAAATACAGAGGATGGCCAAGGGGAACACTGTGCTCTCCATTCT AATCAATCTGAAACACCGGATATTCTGACTTCTGAGAATCAAAG CACCATAACTTTGCAGAGGATTTCAGCTTTTCTCACTGATCAGGAGATCCAAACTAAAGAAGATGATGAAGACGATGAGGACAATTTCACCTCAGTGGATGATTCTTTGCCACAATGCTGGGAGCCAAAACTGTCACCAGATGGCGCCACAGAACAACTTTCCCTCTGTGACTTAGATAAAAGTTTAAAGTCCCAAGATAAAGTAACAGCTTATGTTTTGCAAGGTGGagaaaatgacaggaagtaCACACCAGGAGAGCAAGTTGCTGATGATTCTCCCAAAATGGCCACTTCAGGCTCCCACAAAAGGGAAGACCAGTCAGATGGTTTTCTGGTGATATCAGCAGACCAG AAAGGGGATGAGCACCACCAGCAAAAGGAAGCTCTGGGATGTGGCATTCAAGACTTCTCCAGTACACCATCAACAACCCTCCAAGATCCAGTGACTGACCTGAACCAAAGGTTGGTTTCAGAGGACAACACTGGCCCACCAACAATTG ATAACACCACGTCTTCCTGTCTGCTTGGCCCCTCATTCACCAACAGACTGGCCAACGTCACTGATTTCTCTGCAAAGCAAACAGATGACAAACAg GCAGAAGGAAAGGAGCTTGCAGGTTGGAAAGGGAAGGCTCCACAACAAAGAGTCATGAGTGGAAGAACACAATCCAGAAAAGGCAAACGAGTGAAGAGAACATGA
- the tmem179 gene encoding transmembrane protein 179 isoform X2, with translation MLRLRSSLLPLRSRTFSGGQKAEASDGKMALDNLIFAQCILYFLAFVFGFIAVVPLSENSEDFGGKCLLFTRGMWQNENITVSKQRFIVEEWGPECSCSFITFIGIASLILSAVQAWRLLFFLCKGHDDSFFNAFLNLMISSLVMFTIFLSSTIVSVGFNLWCDAVTESGTMPNSCEELQDTDLELGLDNSAFYDQFVIAQFGLWAAWLSWLGITVLAFLKVYHNYRQEDLLDSLIHEKELLLSRSSRCGSDLKTGLI, from the exons ATGCTGCGCCTCCGCTCGTCTCTGCTTCCACTGCGCAGCCGCACTTTCTCCGGCGGGCAGAAGGCAGAGGCGTCAGACGGGAAAATGGCCCTCGACAATCTGATCTTCGCGCAGTGCATCCTCTACTTTCTGGCCTTCGTGTTCGGCTTCATCGCCGTGGTGCCGCTGTCGGAGAACTCGGAGGACTTCGGGGGGAAATGTCTGCTGTTCACCCGTGGAATGTGGCAAAACGAAAACATCACCGTGTCGAAGCAGCGTTTCATCGTGGAGGAGTGGGGACCCGAGTGCTCCTGCAGCTTCATCACTTTTATCGGGATTGCATCCCTCATCCTATCCGCAGTGCAGGCATGGAGGCTGCTGTTCTTTTTGTGCAAAGGACACGACGA CTCATTTTTCAATGCCTTCCTCAACCTGATGATAAGCTCCCTGGTGATGTTCACCATCTTCCTGTCCAGCACCATTGTCAGCGTGGGTTTCAACCTGTGGTGCGATGCCGTCACTGAGAGTGGGACCATGCCTAACAG TTGTGAGGAGCTGCAGGACACAGACCTTGAACTTGGCCTGGACAATTCTGCCTTCTATGACCAGTTCGTAATAGCTCAG TTTGGCCTTTGGGCTGCCTGGCTGTCCTGGCTTGGGATCACAGTGTTAGCCTTCCTGAAGGTCTACCATAACTACAGACAGGAGGATCTGCTCGACTCCCTGATCCACGAGAAGGAACTGCTGCTCAGCCGCTCTTCACGCTGCGGCTCTGACCTCAAAACTGGCCTGATCTAG
- the tmem179 gene encoding transmembrane protein 179 isoform X1 yields the protein MLRLRSSLLPLRSRTFSGGQKAEASDGKMALDNLIFAQCILYFLAFVFGFIAVVPLSENSEDFGGKCLLFTRGMWQNENITVSKQRFIVEEWGPECSCSFITFIGIASLILSAVQAWRLLFFLCKGHDDSSFFNAFLNLMISSLVMFTIFLSSTIVSVGFNLWCDAVTESGTMPNSCEELQDTDLELGLDNSAFYDQFVIAQFGLWAAWLSWLGITVLAFLKVYHNYRQEDLLDSLIHEKELLLSRSSRCGSDLKTGLI from the exons ATGCTGCGCCTCCGCTCGTCTCTGCTTCCACTGCGCAGCCGCACTTTCTCCGGCGGGCAGAAGGCAGAGGCGTCAGACGGGAAAATGGCCCTCGACAATCTGATCTTCGCGCAGTGCATCCTCTACTTTCTGGCCTTCGTGTTCGGCTTCATCGCCGTGGTGCCGCTGTCGGAGAACTCGGAGGACTTCGGGGGGAAATGTCTGCTGTTCACCCGTGGAATGTGGCAAAACGAAAACATCACCGTGTCGAAGCAGCGTTTCATCGTGGAGGAGTGGGGACCCGAGTGCTCCTGCAGCTTCATCACTTTTATCGGGATTGCATCCCTCATCCTATCCGCAGTGCAGGCATGGAGGCTGCTGTTCTTTTTGTGCAAAGGACACGACGA CAGCTCATTTTTCAATGCCTTCCTCAACCTGATGATAAGCTCCCTGGTGATGTTCACCATCTTCCTGTCCAGCACCATTGTCAGCGTGGGTTTCAACCTGTGGTGCGATGCCGTCACTGAGAGTGGGACCATGCCTAACAG TTGTGAGGAGCTGCAGGACACAGACCTTGAACTTGGCCTGGACAATTCTGCCTTCTATGACCAGTTCGTAATAGCTCAG TTTGGCCTTTGGGCTGCCTGGCTGTCCTGGCTTGGGATCACAGTGTTAGCCTTCCTGAAGGTCTACCATAACTACAGACAGGAGGATCTGCTCGACTCCCTGATCCACGAGAAGGAACTGCTGCTCAGCCGCTCTTCACGCTGCGGCTCTGACCTCAAAACTGGCCTGATCTAG
- the LOC102224650 gene encoding uncharacterized protein LOC102224650 isoform X1: MLNGGREGLFELGQQLQQQGEYQAALHCFLSCLLGLTHVQSFTSLPNCLHQIAELFITEKNYGKALQFIQAEKMFYEVALIELTALQGSPGPQEEATLGSAGWTNPEELSEQASQAQHLERLAQLCIMSKQPHLALEYSGKATKINQRTFGNDHPITARSLELMATVYAEIGKTEYSDSLGQCVSALSKRFAAAESLRDTVNCLPHSHREKVCEVRHRKDAHHQQEDTPNPKAASGKVPTSILKRPSPYGSDAETNHRRKGERRVRFREPETTVHDIYCEPLGAYETTPARPHLALFTCLFLLMSFLGVAMYCTDRRRPQRACEELEAALAVYLVHMKQLLWGCWIWLTMQ; encoded by the exons ATGCTGAACGGAGGGAGGGAGGGCCTGTTTGAGCTGGgacagcagctccagcagcagggGGAGTACCAGGCCGCCCTCCACTGCTTCCTCAGCTGTCTTTTGGGACTGACCCATGTACAGAGCTTCACCTCTCTGCCCAACTGCCTGCACCAG ATTGCTGAACTGTTCATCACTGAAAAGAACT ATGGGAAGGCCCTCCAGTTCATCCAGGCTGAAAAGATGTTCTACGAAGTGGCATTGATCGAGCTCACCGCTCTTCAGGGGAGCCCAG GGCCTCAGGAGGAGGCAACCCTGGGCTCTGCAGGATGGACAAACCCAGAGGAGCTTTCAGAGCAGGCCTCTCAAGCGCAACACCTCGAACGGCTGGCTCAGCTCTGCATCATGAGCAAACA ACCACATCTTGCCCTAGAATACAGCGGTAAG GCTACAAAGATTAATCAGAGGACCTTTGGTAACGACCATCCAATAACAGCCAGAAGCCTGGAGCTTATGGCAACCGTCTATGCTGAGATCGGCAAGACTGAATATTCAG ATTCTCTGGGCCAGTGCGTGTCGGCGCTGTCCAAACGCTTCGCTGCTGCAGAGTCCCTCAGAGACACTGTCAACTGTCTTCCTCATTCCCACCGTGAGAAGGTTTGCGAGGTGCGTCATAGAAAAGACGCCCACCACCAACAGGAAGACACGCCAAATCCTAAG GCAGCCAGTGGCAAAGTCCCTACCTCCATTCTGAAGAGGCCAAGTCCCTATGGGTCAGACGCAGAAACCAACCACAGACGGAAGGGCGAGCGCAGGGTTCGATTCAGGGAACCAGAGACCACAGTACATG ATATTTACTGTGAGCCTTTAGGTG CCTATGAGACAACGCCGGCCCGGCCCCATCTTGCCCTGTTCACCTGCCTCTTCCTACTCATGTCATTCCTCGGTGTTGCGATGTACTGCACCGACCGCAGGCGGCCACAGAGAGCATGCGAGGAGCTGGAAGCTGCTTTGGCTGTCTACCTGGTTCACATGAAGCAGCTCCTGTGGGGCTGCTGGATATGGCTGACCATGCAGTGA
- the LOC102224650 gene encoding uncharacterized protein LOC102224650 isoform X2: protein MLNGGREGLFELGQQLQQQGEYQAALHCFLSCLLGLTHVQSFTSLPNCLHQIAELFITEKNYGKALQFIQAEKMFYEVALIELTALQGSPGPQEEATLGSAGWTNPEELSEQASQAQHLERLAQLCIMSKQPHLALEYSGKATKINQRTFGNDHPITARSLELMATVYAEIGKTEYSDSLGQCVSALSKRFAAAESLRDTVNCLPHSHREKVCEVRHRKDAHHQQEDTPNPKAASGKVPTSILKRPSPYGSDAETNHRRKGERRVRFREPETTVHAYETTPARPHLALFTCLFLLMSFLGVAMYCTDRRRPQRACEELEAALAVYLVHMKQLLWGCWIWLTMQ from the exons ATGCTGAACGGAGGGAGGGAGGGCCTGTTTGAGCTGGgacagcagctccagcagcagggGGAGTACCAGGCCGCCCTCCACTGCTTCCTCAGCTGTCTTTTGGGACTGACCCATGTACAGAGCTTCACCTCTCTGCCCAACTGCCTGCACCAG ATTGCTGAACTGTTCATCACTGAAAAGAACT ATGGGAAGGCCCTCCAGTTCATCCAGGCTGAAAAGATGTTCTACGAAGTGGCATTGATCGAGCTCACCGCTCTTCAGGGGAGCCCAG GGCCTCAGGAGGAGGCAACCCTGGGCTCTGCAGGATGGACAAACCCAGAGGAGCTTTCAGAGCAGGCCTCTCAAGCGCAACACCTCGAACGGCTGGCTCAGCTCTGCATCATGAGCAAACA ACCACATCTTGCCCTAGAATACAGCGGTAAG GCTACAAAGATTAATCAGAGGACCTTTGGTAACGACCATCCAATAACAGCCAGAAGCCTGGAGCTTATGGCAACCGTCTATGCTGAGATCGGCAAGACTGAATATTCAG ATTCTCTGGGCCAGTGCGTGTCGGCGCTGTCCAAACGCTTCGCTGCTGCAGAGTCCCTCAGAGACACTGTCAACTGTCTTCCTCATTCCCACCGTGAGAAGGTTTGCGAGGTGCGTCATAGAAAAGACGCCCACCACCAACAGGAAGACACGCCAAATCCTAAG GCAGCCAGTGGCAAAGTCCCTACCTCCATTCTGAAGAGGCCAAGTCCCTATGGGTCAGACGCAGAAACCAACCACAGACGGAAGGGCGAGCGCAGGGTTCGATTCAGGGAACCAGAGACCACAGTACATG CCTATGAGACAACGCCGGCCCGGCCCCATCTTGCCCTGTTCACCTGCCTCTTCCTACTCATGTCATTCCTCGGTGTTGCGATGTACTGCACCGACCGCAGGCGGCCACAGAGAGCATGCGAGGAGCTGGAAGCTGCTTTGGCTGTCTACCTGGTTCACATGAAGCAGCTCCTGTGGGGCTGCTGGATATGGCTGACCATGCAGTGA